TTGGGTCTTCTCATTTTCAgattgggttgttggtttttttgttattaagctatatgagctgtttatgtattttggaaattaagcctttgtcagtggCATCGTTTGCAAATTTTTtatcccattccgtaggttgtcgttttgttttgcttatggtttcctttgctgtgcaaaagcttgtaagtttaattaggtcccatttgtttattttcgctTTTCTCTCTATTACCTTGGTAGACCCCTAGGAGAacagatttatgtcagagaatgttttgcctatgttttcttcttggaggtttatcatgtcttgtcttatatttaaatctttagaccatcctgagtttatttttgtgtatggtgtgagggggtGTTGTAACTTCACTGATTCACATGTgtggctgtccaggtttcccaacaccacatgccaaagaaactgtcttttctgcattgtatattcttgtctcctttgtcaaaaattagttcaccataggtctgtgggtttatttctgggctctcgattctgttccattgatccatatgctggtttttgtgccaataccaagCTGTTTCGattgctgtagctctgtagtattgtctgaaatctgggaaggttattcttccagcttcatccttttctttcagtattgctttggcaattctgggtcttttgtgaaaTTTTAGGTTCTGAGCAttttaacagaataaaaaagtgaaataattctCCATTCTAAgagacaccatcaagaaagtgaaaagacagcccacagaCTCGGAGAAAATACTTGAAGAACATACGTTTAATAGAGACTAGTACCCAGGAAATACTAAGAACTCTGACAGctcaagaggaaaaaaactcAGTTCTAAAAAGGCAAAGGATGTGAAGAGACATTCCTCCACAGAAGATATAAATGgcaataagaatatgaaaagctgTGCAACATCCCCAGTTATTAgtgaagtgcaaatcaaaactgcagtgagataccacttacatccactaggatggctacagtcaaacagacagacaagaACAAGCGTCAGTGATGCCATGGCAAAACTGGAATCCCCATTCATTGCTGGCAGGAGTGTAAAATTGtgtagctgctttggaaaacagttgggGAGTTCCTCAAAGGCTAAACACAGTTATCACATGACCacacaattccactcctaagtatccACCCAAGAGATAGGAAAACGTGTCTATGCAAAAACTAGTCCCGAAATGTCCGCagaagtattattcataatagtcaaaaagtggaaaccaccagaatgttcatcaactgatgaatcaCAAAAATATGGCATATCCATAAGaaaagaatattatttggccaaaaggaaagcaagtgttgatacctgctacaacatggctAATCTTTGAAACCGTTGTGCtacgtgaaataagtcagtcacagaaCACTACAACATGTAGGTTCCACTGATGGGGACTGTCCAGGATAGACCAAATCACAGAGACAGAACGTAGAGCAGTGGtgaccaggggctggagggagctgAAGGGAGCTGAGAATGGGGAGTGAGTGCTGACGGATAAGGGAGTTTTGTTTGGGGCTAagggaaatgttctaaaattgattgtggtgatggttgtgtaATTGTATGAACATACCacaaccactgaattgtacactttgaaGAAGAATATTATGGTATGtgattgtatctcaataaagctgttattaaaacaCAAGTCAAATCAAATTACATAATTCTGGGATGCATACCTAGGAAGCAAATTAATAAAGAAAGTGAAGAAGTCGTTACCATAAAAGACAGGATCATGATCTCTCTCAAGCAGGAGGAGTTATGATTGGCAATGACACATAGGTGACTTCTATGGAGCTAAACTGTTGTTTACCTGATCAGGGTTTTACTTACATAAGTGTTTACCTttctctcccccttctctccttctccctccctatttctctctttctcagtaAAATATCCATAACATGAAATCAACCATCTTAAAcattttgaagtgtacagttcatTGGCATTAAGCAcactcacactgttgtgcaaccatcatcaccatccatttCCTGAACTTCTCATCGTGGCACCCTGAAAGTCTATACCCTTTAGACAATAACTGTCCATTACTCTTTTCCCCTGCCCCTGGTaatttctcttctgctttctgtctctatgaacttgactACTTGTGGAACCTCATATAAATGAGATTATAaggtatttgtccttttgtgcctggcttagCTGTTCTCATTTTACTCATTTACCGAAAACTATATTTCTGTTTCATGCACATTTTCTGACTGTGCTATgagtcaaaataaaaaaatttcagtAAAGAACAAAGGAGTGATGCCAATTGGAACAGAATATCTATACACTCTTTCAAAGACTTTCATTATACAACAGAGCAGGTGAAACTGGATGGCAACTGGACGGGGATGTGGGCTGAGAGGGATGGTTTTATGAAGGTGAGGTAATACAGCATGTAATAGGATTGGATCCAATGGACTGACAGATGTTTAGGGTgtaaaagagagaagggagaaatggaAAAGTGAAGTCCATGAGAAACTGAAAGGGAAGGCCACTTCACTCACAAGTAAAAGGACTGGCCTTAGATAGGCGCTTGGACAGTTTATCCACTGTAGTGGGAGGGACATTAGATACAGGTGGACACATCCGGTGTCCACATGTGCAAGCATTCTTTTGATTGCTTCtatttttctcagggaaatacgaGGCAAGAAGAAATCAGGAGAGTGAACTGACTGGCCAAATGTACAAAGGGGTACATTTTGAGCTCGTGACAGCGCCAGTAGTCACCATGTTTTTTTGGGTCTTTcttaagacattttcagatgttcAGGGCAGACATGAAGCAAGTACACACACATAAGGTACAGCAGATGACACATCCCAGCAACCATACCCGGGagctatttattcattcaagaaataagtCTTGTGCATCTACTCTTGGACAAGCACTCTTCCAGACACGGAGGGCTACAAGGATGAACAAACAGAAGTGGTCACTGAACACATGGAGGTCATATCCTAACACAGGGGAGACTTTCAGGATACCTAATCTTCAAAAGGCATCATCTTAAGATACTGCCGTGTCAGGACCAGCCCAAGAAGGGTAATAGGCTTGGAGATACCAACCAGTGTGCCCATGATAACTGCCCAAAGCGGACACTGCTCTAATGGCACCCCCCATACACACTTCTGGACAGTGTTATAAAGTGACCTTGAGAAACTGAATTCTGATGATGTTAAAGAAATAGGAGTATTGTTGTTTGCCCCATGGGTTTATCTGGGGGCACAGGGCAGCCACCCCACTGGCCTTATCTAATGGATGGCACAGCACTATAAGGCCTCACTGTGTGGTAAAGACCACCAGAGTTATGATGTCCATGTGGTACAGAGCAAGAGTTTCAGAAGAGGGGGAATTGGGCAATGGAGTGCCCACCAGAGTCCTCCAAGCCCCCTGGCCTGGAACATTTGGAGTCAGCCGAGCAACGGACAacaggaggggtgggggaggggcgttCCATACGGTCCAATCCAAGAGGGTATGGCGCTTTTGTTTCCTCTCTCAAGATACGGTTTTGCATTTTAGAGTCTGCTGTCCCTCTTCATGATTATGTCACTTCATAATGTCAAAAGGACCTTAACCAGGAAGTGCTGAAGCTGATGCTGGAAGGAAGTCACAGAGAAAGACACTATTTGAAGCGTAACAGAGAGATCAGAAAGACTGGAAAGGACACAGCCAGGGGCTGTGCCTCTGAGAGGTAGGCAGTAGCCACCGTCCATGCAGTCAGCATAGATCTGAGGCTAATACCTGTGACAGAGGGTCTGTGTGTCAGGCAGAGCTCCTGCTGATGGAAAGAGGTCCTACATCATCAACTGACTCACTAGGGCCGTGGCAGTGGCACCATCTGTGAGAGACTCTGCCCCCTTCTCATCTTGTATCCAGAAAAACCAAGTGGTTATGTATGAAGCTAGCAGAGTGCTTGAGACTTGGGCTTCCCAGATGAAGGGCTTGAGGCCGGCACTACTGCCAGAAGCTTCACGTGTCATGTCGGGGATCATGCTGGTCTTGGTATTGGTTTTCCTGCCAAGCTTGTACGGTGACCTGGGATCAGTATATTACTCTTCCTATGAAATAGTCATCCCCAAGAGTCTGacagtggagggaagggaagaccCAGTGGAAAAGGTGTCCTATATGCTGTTTATGCAGGGCCAGAAGCAGCTGATACACCTGACGGTGAAGAGAGACTACTTTCTCAACAGCTTTCCAGTCTTCAGCTACCACAGCGGCATCCTGGGGCAAGAAATGCCTTTCGTCGCACGTGACTGTCACTACGAAGGCTACATAGAAGGAGTCCCAGGTTCTTTTGTTTCCGTCAACACCTGTTCAGGCCTCAGGGGCATCCTGATTAAGGAGGAAAAATCCTATGGCATTGAGCCCATGCACTCTTCAAAACGGTTTGAACATGTGTTGTACATCATGGCACACGAAGCTCACGTCTCCTGTAGTGTCACTTCCAAGGACAGCCAAGTGGCACCGACCAGCCGGCAACGAGACAGCAGCAGGCCTCGCGGTCTGCAGGTGCCGTCCTACTTGTGGTCACACACCAAGTACGTGGAGATGTTCGTCGTGGTCAACAACCAGCGGTTCCAGATGTGGGGCAGTGACGTCAATGAGACAGTCCAGAGAGTAATGGACATCATTGCTCTGGCCAACAGCTTCACCAGGGGAATCAACACAGAGGTGGTGCTGGTTGGAATGGAGATTTGGACCGAGCGGGACCTCATAGGCGTCCCAATGGACCTGCAAGTTGCACTCAGGAATTTCAATAGCTGGAGACACGAGCAGCTCTTCCATCGTGTGAAGCATGATGTTGCCCACATGATTGTTGGACACCATCCTAAAGAGGATATGGGACAGGCCTTTCTCAGTGGCGCCTGTTCAAGTGCTTTTGCAGCAGCTGTTGAGTCCTTCCATCACGAAGATGTCCTCCTGTTTGCAGCACTCATGGTCCATGAGCTTGGGCACAACTTGGGGATTCAGCACGACCATTCGGCCTGCATTTGTAAAGGTAAACACTTTTGCCTCATGCATGAAAATATCACCAAAGGAAGTGGCTTCAGCAACTGCAGCTCTGACGACTTCTACCGGTTCCTCTGGGAACACAAAGGGGCCTGCCTGTTTAACAAGCCTGGGCACAAAGGCCGCTTACAGAGGGACGTCCAGTGTGGAAATGGTATAGTGGATGAGACAGAGCAGTGTGACTGTGGTTCTGAGTGTGACAATCACCCATGCTGTGACGAAACATGTAGGCTGAAGGAGAAAGCAGTCTGTAATCCTGGACCCTGCTGTAATAATTCATGCCAATATGAAAAAATTGGATCCACGTGCCGTCCTGCTGTGGGAGAGTGTGACCTCCCAGAGTACTGTCTTGGTGACTCTGGAGAATGTCCCCCAGACCGCTACAAGCAAGACGGTACGTCGTGTCAAAAAGTGCACTATTGTTTTGAAGGACGCTGCAGGACTGCTGATAACCAATGTTTAGATATTTTTGGGTaccctgcaaaatctgccccAGAAGAGTGTTATCGGTCACTCAAtaagaaagggaacaggtttggAAACTGTGGTAGTCCCACGAATAGTAACCCAGAATATGTTCAATGTGAAGATAATAACTTATTTTGTGGTAAAGTTGTATGTACAAATGTCAAACAGCTACCAGATATCAGACCCCAGCATACAGTGTTGCAGGTCCCTCATGAAAATGACTACTGCTGGGTCATGGATGCATATGACACTACTGATATCCCGGATGAAGGAACGTCATGGGGTGGCAGTACTTGTGGAGACAACAGTGTCTGCATGAATCACATCTGTAGTGATCATTCAGTGCTTGGGTATGACTGCAAACCAGAAGAAATGTGTAAtgggaaaggagtttgcaacaatTTGAAGCACTGCCACTGTGTGGGTGGTTTTGCTCCCCCTGACTGCAACACTGCAGGAAATGGTGGTAGTGTGGACAGTGGCCCCCCTGGTATGAGTGAAGGACCAGAACCACCAGCTGGAGGTGGAAGTCAAAACACTACCGGAAGCAAAAAAGAAGAACTCTTAGATACGGCGATAATACTATTTATTATACTTTTCCTCATAATACTAGCAATTATAATGTGTTGCATCTTCTGCCTTTGCAAacgggagaaagagaaagaagcgGCTCCACCACCCGAAGAAGGGCCTCCTGCAGAGGCTGCTCCACCAGTGGAGGccccagaagaggaggaagaggaagaggaagaggaggaagaggaagaggaagaggaggaagaggaggaggaagaatcaGAGCCGTAAGACAATAGAGGGAGAAAGAGGCCTGATACATCAAACACCTTAAGTTTGAGTGGGGATGAGCAGCTTAGTGAAGCAAAGGTTAAGTGGGAATTCGTAGCTTCAGTGGCTCTAGCTAGGATTATAACGTCTACAAGATTATACTCATGTAGGAGGAGGGCTTCTTCCTGTCACATTATTCATTTTGGTAATAAAGGTTTTATTCTTGTATTAAATATATTACTACTTTTTGCTTTTTCACATTTTACTTGACCTCTTCACATGCCTCTACTGTCATCAACGTTCCTGTCTTGGGCTAACTTTTCTAGTCACAGATCCTTTTTTAGGACATACCATCTTTCATCTAAGTTGTCTGACATAAACTAATAGTGGTACCTGCACTTATTACTATTAACTGAATTTTCACTTAAGTAACAGCTACCTACTATGTGAGGACAGTTTTCTTATGTGACAGATTGTTCTCATTTGCACTGTAAGTGTGCATTCATGAAACAAggagtttttaaatgaatgaataaataagtaaataaaatcctATTCAGATTAGACGTCTCTTCAGATTCCATGTGGTATAGTTATTGaatctgttttcttctgggactCTGTGGGATGGACTATAACCAATAAGGCAGAAGTCTCTTATTGAAGACTGCCCCACCTTTCCAAAACCGGCATATGTTTGAAGATGTTTaacatgggtgtgtgtgtgtgtgtgtgtgtgtgtgtgtgtgtgtactttttcaACTGGTTACTTCCCAGGTCCAGTCTCTTTTTACATAAaatgcttctttttcttctagGGCAGCTTTCATATCCCTTCCTCTTTACTAGTACCTTCAGATGTATCATTTCTGATGGAATATCACCTAGTTAGGAAActgtatttatattaatttttttccaatgggGACTTTTTTCAATTctggattgaacccacgacctcgtgcgtgctaagcatgcgctctaccactgagctatacccaccctcagTATTTATACTAATGTTATACAGTAGAGAGGCCCCTACCACAGTACTGAGtaaagtatgaaaataaaattttgtcttttctatttttctttttttatttattgaaattaatAACTTGACTGACATCAGAAGGAATCTCTCCAACTATAGGTAACAACTTTGGATGTGGTAGATAACTTCTCTGTGAAGATAGCATAAAGCAAGTATAATATTAACATTATTCATTCTGTGACAGGAACTGTGTTAAACACCTTACATTTACTGTCTTAATTTGATCCTCCCAACCACCCTATGAAACCTCTATCTTGTTCATGAGGAAAGAGACCAAAGAGAATTTTCTCTcgagctagtaagtggtggtaCCTGGATTTCTTCCCAGGTGTGACTCAGTCTACATTTCCTACTATCGTATATACTTTTCCTTTCAGTAAAACGTGACAGGAAAGACACTCAACATGTCTTTAACTGACCTGTATTATGAGCCCACAAACTGTGTAGTCATTATTGCTGAAAATGTCTTTTCTCCTAACATCATGGTGTTTCAAGCTGTCATCTTATTCAGTGCTGTGGGCCCAGCATATTGTAGATGCTTAATAAGTGTTTACCAAGTGAATGATTTAACCAGAGCTGACTTTAAAATATAAGACCAAATTCATTCTTGGGGTAGGATGCCTCTTGCCACTCCCTAGCACAACCAAAATCTTCCTTAGATTCAATACtcctaaatatttataaagagtCAAATAAGTCACAAAAGGTTTATAAAATCCCAAACTCcaacaaatgaaagaaagactATGATAAGGGAGGTGCCAGTTTTAATGTAGGCAGGAGTGAGCAGGGAGATGTAACTTGGGCTGTAAAATCTCCATGTTCAAGGATAGTTTACTGGAACACTCAGGTGACAACAGTTCATTCTGCACTGTGTGTGACTGCCTCTAGGATGTGTATCATTTCACCCGATTCCTATTATTTGGGGGAGTCTGACGAATGCTTACACATTCCAATAATCTGTGTTAGTAGTCACTCATGACCCAGCCAGCTGCTCTTGTGAGAACTCTGATGGTGATTTATTGCCATCCTTTCCTGCCTTCCCTGAGTACTACTATCTTTTCTGTGCTGTCTCAGGTCAACAGACACCTCGTCCTTCCCTTAGTTCCTAGAAGCACAGGCAAGTCCAGGCTCTAGATTTTTATCcagattttgaggaaaaaaatggaaattacaatgtgtaaaagaaaacacatttgtaTGCTGCAGATATTATGCTTCTGGGTTTCAGGGGTCATGCCCTCTTGGGGTACTCGGATAGGATATCTCCCTCCTTGGAACTGACTTGACATCCCTTATTCCTGTAGGAGGACTTTTAGGAATATCCTCATAGCCTGGAATTAGATTCCACATCATTTTCTGGGAGAAAATTTcagtgaaggagaaattttttaaaaaataacttactgAAAATCCAGATCATATATCACCATAACCTCACATGAATGCAATCCTGCCCACAATGAAAAAGCATTAAATTGGTTTAACAATAATTTAGCTTTTTTATGTCCAAACTTcaatctttttaaagttttctcttttatttttaattttcattgagatataattgacatgtaacatattagtttcagatgtacaacataatgcttcatatctgtatattttgtaaaataatcaCTACAGTAAGTCTAGCTAGTATTCATCATCACACAGTTACATTTTTACTTATGattagaacttttaagatctactctttcaATATACAACACAGTagtattaattatagtcaccacgCTCTATATTATATCCTCAAGACTTACTTATTTCATAATtggaggtttgtaccttttgaccaccttcatccatttCACCAGCCCTCTACGTCCTGCCTCTAGCAACCActgatttgttctctgtatctgtgagttcagttttttggttttctgtttcttttagattccacaaataagtaaagtatttgcctttttctgtgtGACTGATTTCACC
The genomic region above belongs to Camelus bactrianus isolate YW-2024 breed Bactrian camel chromosome 32, ASM4877302v1, whole genome shotgun sequence and contains:
- the LOC105080698 gene encoding disintegrin and metalloproteinase domain-containing protein 1a-like gives rise to the protein MSGIMLVLVLVFLPSLYGDLGSVYYSSYEIVIPKSLTVEGREDPVEKVSYMLFMQGQKQLIHLTVKRDYFLNSFPVFSYHSGILGQEMPFVARDCHYEGYIEGVPGSFVSVNTCSGLRGILIKEEKSYGIEPMHSSKRFEHVLYIMAHEAHVSCSVTSKDSQVAPTSRQRDSSRPRGLQVPSYLWSHTKYVEMFVVVNNQRFQMWGSDVNETVQRVMDIIALANSFTRGINTEVVLVGMEIWTERDLIGVPMDLQVALRNFNSWRHEQLFHRVKHDVAHMIVGHHPKEDMGQAFLSGACSSAFAAAVESFHHEDVLLFAALMVHELGHNLGIQHDHSACICKGKHFCLMHENITKGSGFSNCSSDDFYRFLWEHKGACLFNKPGHKGRLQRDVQCGNGIVDETEQCDCGSECDNHPCCDETCRLKEKAVCNPGPCCNNSCQYEKIGSTCRPAVGECDLPEYCLGDSGECPPDRYKQDGTSCQKVHYCFEGRCRTADNQCLDIFGYPAKSAPEECYRSLNKKGNRFGNCGSPTNSNPEYVQCEDNNLFCGKVVCTNVKQLPDIRPQHTVLQVPHENDYCWVMDAYDTTDIPDEGTSWGGSTCGDNSVCMNHICSDHSVLGYDCKPEEMCNGKGVCNNLKHCHCVGGFAPPDCNTAGNGGSVDSGPPGMSEGPEPPAGGGSQNTTGSKKEELLDTAIILFIILFLIILAIIMCCIFCLCKREKEKEAAPPPEEGPPAEAAPPVEAPEEEEEEEEEEEEEEEEEEEEEEESEP